The following DNA comes from Rosa rugosa chromosome 5, drRosRugo1.1, whole genome shotgun sequence.
CTACAAACCAGTTATTCAAGGGCCATGGAAAGTAGTGGATGACCAAGACTTTCACATTTGGACGACCAAAATAATATATGAAATCAACTTCAGATTACTGAAAGTGTTGCACAGGAATTCGACTTTTGGTCAAGGAGTGGAAGGTGAACCAATAATTGGAAAATGATTCCAGGAGGACAAATTTTTATGACTCAAAAATCTatataataaaatcaaacagTCAAACAAGTAACTCCCATGAATCCTAGGTTTATAGAGATGAAGTTGACATGATTTAAAGCAAGACAGTCAAACATGCAAGTCCCATGATTCCTAGTTCTCTATAGATGAGGTTGATAAAATTTAAAGCAAGACATGTAGAAGGCTAAAGGAGAAAATCCACAAATTagttgtttggactttggataAGCTAGACGCAATTCTTATATGTACTGAATGCTTTGGTTTCCAGTCAACTTTAGATTGCATGGATAGATATAGATTGCATGGATAGATAATGGAGATATCAGTGTATCCATTGTATAGGCAGGCACACAAGAAGAATATTAAGAGTTCTAAAGGCCTTCTTATCAGAAATCATGAGTTCTACTGACTTGCTGCTTATATCTACTCAGTACTCGTATCTATAATCTATCTCACTGCTTATATCAACTGAAATTCTCATGAATCTCCACCAGTACCAAATCAGAAACCTTAAGTAGAACAGATAAATCCATTATTCGGATGTGTATCTGATTCACTGCTCATATCTACTGAATGCTTTCAATTCTTTCCATCCAACATTAGATTTCACAGACAGAGAAGGGAGTAAATATTCCGTTAACTTCATTTGCATCGACACTATAGAACAATGTTCAAAGTTCTATAGGCTTTCCTAGTGAAAATGCGATAGAGAAGCCGGTTATTTCTTTCATAACAAAATGAACAGACAAGCACAAGCCATTGACTATAGACTACCAAAATCATAAACTGTTTCTTCTATTTTATATACAGATCAGTCCTTTTATCAGTAATAGACGAAGGCAAAAACCGACTTcaaacatataaatcaacacaCAATCAACCTACCCTACAAAGGAAAGGCTGCATAAAGTAAAGTCTAATTGCTATCGGTAATATGTAATAAGCAATGAACTTGAAAGAATTGCAAACTTTATCAAGCTCCCTCAACATGATTGATTATCACAACTACTAACTGTCAAGCAAACTTAACCCTCCACCATCGTTTTCAACCATCTTACATGGCCACTAATGACAAGAAGACAAGAGGAAAACGTCCTTAGATAAGTTGAATTAGGAGGACCACACATGCTAGTAGAAAGGACTTTCTACATTAAGGATAAAGGATTCATGCCTAACATACATCACTAGGCttctcaaagtggtaaaacaCTACTTGCCAACAACTGTAGGAGGAAAGCTTGGTTGGATTACCCCAGCTCCAATTTATTCTACTTAATGGGGAGTCTGGCTCTTAATTGTAGAAAAGACATTAACCACAATGGTCTGTGAATAATATCATTCAAGAATAAGATCAATCAACTAAAACAAAGAGCATCACTACAACCACCCAAGAACCACAAATGGCCAAAATAGAAGAGGACAGATTGTGGACATTTACAATTGCAAACAGCACTAATCACAAACTGAATagaaaaaagaatcaaaagagGGAAAGAAAAATAACTACCAATGAAGTTCAATATATGCTAAGTTTGCTAACGACAGACATTTATGGGTCCAACATTCTATCAACGTCTCATTCACATGTCTGAAGACAAAGTGAAGTTCAGGAACACTGGGCCAGTTCACCCTCTCACCCGGCAGCTAGTGGCAGACAGGAAGAGATTTGGTGGGGTAAAGTTTGGTGAGATGGAGCGCGACTGCCTTTAGCCTGTGGAGCATCAGCAAACTTACATGAACGCCTTTTCACTCTTAGTGACTCTTCCCAAATGCATGCTTGCCAGAAATGCAGCTAATGTGATAGATGGAACAGTTGATGGCCGTAGAATCAGGGGTCCCTACTGCCGGGTCTGTGAGTCTATTGATGACATTGTCAGGTTGAATGTTCCATATGGGGCCAAGTTATTGTGCCAGGAACTTTCAGCATGGGCATAAGCCTCAAGTTTGAGACCAGGCTCTGCTGAGTAAGCACTAGAACTCTGTTTCGGGAGCACTATAGAACATTGTTTTGTAAATGACTATGAATATCTCTCAGTTACTGCCCAGTAGGTTTTCAAGGATTCTTGTTCCAGTGGTTGATCGAAATTTCTAATTCTTTTAACGAATGAATTTATGGCAAAATGCAACTAAGATGATACTCCATATTCATCTATTTGTAATGTAATACATAATAAGTACCAAGGAAACACCTAGTAAGAGCTTACCAAGATACACATACAAAAAGGAAGGGGAAAAGAGATATCAGTTAGCAGAAATTGGAGAATATCAATAACAACTCCTCAAATTGatgaaataccaaaacaaaacTATCCCTAATGTCCCACATATTATCCAACTGAACCAAAAATAAACAGGAAGAACCTTTGGACTGATATGAAAGATATCAGAAGTCATCCAACACCAAATCCCTTTAGAAAGAAACCATTTTGACAATGCAAACAGTAGCATCAGTGGTTTGAACACAATACCACGGAAACAATTTATAACTAAATATAAGtaataagaaagaaaagaaaatgatcaaaaacacaaaataccAAGGAGTTTGAACATAAATTCTACATGGGCATAAGATAAAGCAATTCAAGTATTCAACTAAAgaaaagggttaaatactgcttactccctatacttatagggtttcatcgtttcaatCCTGacatttgaatttcacctaaaaagtccctgaactccaaATTTCCTCCTAATTGGTTCCTAccgtcaaaaactccgttatcttcccctaaaaagtctattataccctcatttactttaaaaatatatatatttctcttcctctctttttttatttttttttctttttacctctttttcTTCCGGCTCTTTCGcttccttctgttcatctcctcatcaagatggttccaatccacagaccttcaagagatgaaatgaaaaaaagaaataaaacagagaaaaataaatttaaaaaaaaaaaagtaagtgagggcataatagacattttcagcaactttaacagaaaattttgatagcagggaccaattgggaggaaattgagagttcagggactttttaggtgaaattcgaaggtcagggactgaaacgatgaaaccctataagtatagggagtaaacagtatttaatcctaaagaAAATGACCTCATTAACTCTTATACATATAATAGTGAAAATGACACACCATATCCAGAAATCCAAAACATGAACTCCTAAGAAgagtaaagaaaaaagaagaatagaCATCAATGATACAAACAATTAGTTCTAAATATAAAAACTTAATAATCTAACTTGAAATCATCAACATAACTAAGAAAGCCAATTTCATAACATCCAACAAACGGGAAGTTTTGAGTTCCAAGTAACAGACAATAGCTGTCAGATTCAGGGTGATCATTCGCGTCACATAAGTATATCCAACTTCATATTCAATTCCAAGATTTATAATCAAAGATCAACTACATGTAGCAAAAATAAGTAATGACATATACATAAATTGGCCAGGAAAGTAATTGATATGAAAACAGAGAAAGTAAGCTGCAATTACCTACCACATAACACAAGGCACTCCTTCTACTAACTTTGACCCTTCTCCTTCTTGTGCTGTGCTATATACTCCTGGACTAGCTTAGCCTTCTCTCTCATTCCAGAACAAATCTTGTCAATCTCATCATTAACCACTTTCGGCAAAGAAACTTCCACATAATCAAACCAATCGTCCAAAGTCATCTTCTCCAAATCTGGCTCTTGCCAAACTCTTCTCAAACCTTCTTTAACACCAGTCAGTCCCCTTTTTATCAACATCCTTAgcaccactaacaccaaaacagctccaactacCACTTCCAACCTTATCGCCACTCTCTCCAACATTACAGTCAATGGCTGCCTCTTCATGGCCCAAATTGGACCCTTTTGCCTTCTCATTATCATTGCCACTCTCTCCCACATCAAAACCAAGGCTGATTGTGGGGAGGCCGGTGTGGAAAGGATCTGGTCGGCTAAGGGGTAGTGAATCTGGTGGTAGGTAGTGTGCGAGCGATTGCATGTGATGCTCCTGCTAGCGGCGCATCTTTTGATGGCGACGAAGCGTCTGAAGGTAGCGACATTGCTACTGGCGGCTGTCGAAGGTGGTGATGGCGGTCAATCACGTCTGGGTGCCCAatttttgggtgtccaaatcagaaCGCTAGAGCTTTCGGCTCGGATTCCTTTCGAGTTTCGACCTATGGTAGAGCCCGCATGGGCTTGCTTTGCCCAGGATTTGGGACCCAAGAGGTGTTATGCTAGATAATTTGTTCAATTTGACAGTGTTCACTATTCTGGGCGTGCTGTTCTTAATTTTGGGTCGATTGATCATTTTTACATTCTATGAAGAATCACAGCGTGATCAcactgtgagtaccacaattgcgtgtctTGGCGAGTAGTGTGTTGCAAGCTGTGACGAGTCTAGAGGTGGTTGGTCTGCCATTTTCTTACATGCCCAAATTGCAGATTCTGATGGTTTGGTCTCCAAAACTGAAGGTCGTAGCAATGATctcattgttggtaattatcttgaggaggctAGGAGTTTACTTTCAGTTTTTGTTAGTTTCTCTATAAGTGATTCAGAGCAGTATTTAATTGTACATAAAAAACTTGCTGGTGTAGTACACCTTCTAATTTGTTCTAGCTTAGCTCAAGCTTCAGGCCGTTTGTGGCTTGTATTTGGTCCCCTGATTTTTTTTGGAATGTCATTCTAAACGATTGTAATCGTTAAGAGTTTCTATGagtacttttaaaaaaaaaaccctcgaTGAGCGAATAAAATGTGGCGACAAAAGTTAGACTAGTATAACTTTGATAAGTACACATGTATATTGAAACCAATACATTGTCACCCAAAAAGTTGAAGAAAGAAGTTAAGTAACATATATTATTGACTTGGAAAAAATAGTGGGCAGGTTAAACAAACTTGTTACATGAAAATAATTGAACCCAAAACGCAGAAAATGATTGAAGCTGTAGCAGACAATAAGGTGACTGATGGTGGGATGCGACCATTGTCTTTCCTTATTAGCATTCCTTCTATAATAGGGTAATTGACGACCACCACATAAAATGGTATGAAGACTTGTATGAACAACTTCTCCAACTCCCCTAGAAAGATCACTCTGGCAATGGCCACACAAAGGGAGGCCAAGTTCAAGATTACCAGTGAAGCCAATGGAACAAGAAAAAGTGCTGAGGTTTGGAAATCAAATACCCCCTTGTTATAACGCTTGAGTTGCTCAACGTCATCAACTTTATTTGTTGGGAAGAAACTTGCTTCCCTCAAACCAAATTTCTTCATAAAAGCATCAAGACTACCATATAAGTGAGATGTAACTGCTTTCATCATCCATATTCTTTGCTCGTATATCCAATGTTGTAATGACGCTTCCGTTGTGAGGATCTCGTATAAATGTCTCAAAAAAGACGAGAGGAATACAAAAGAGAATATCCAAAAATACAAATTTGAGACCTGCGAAAACATTAGGAAAATGACCAACACGTTAGAATGTCCTTTTAAGGATATTTAGCCACTCTACTCCTTGAGCAATACTGCTCGAACCCATTCAAAATTTTAATAGTTTCTATAAGTCCTCaatattttaaatttataatGCGTCTATTTTTAAAAGGTCCTCTAAATAAAAGAACACAAGTATTTACCTCAGGGTACAGGGAAATGCCGTTGATTAGGCAAAGCTGAGGTATAGTTGCATGGCACCAGAGTGAGAAGAACCGGCAAATAGGGAAAATTGCTAGCCATCCATAGCACATACTTTCAAGGAAAGACATTTTATTAAGACCATATATAAGAGGGCAGTACTTGGAGATGGCAACATCAACCAACCCAGAACTCCATCTTGTCCCTTGGACCAAAAAGTCATTCAAATTAGTGGTGCCACTGCCCAAGAACTGAGGCCTGGGTGGATTGCAATACACTGAATTCCAACCCTTGCAATGCAAGCTAGCGAACCCTGTGAAATAATCTTCCACTACAGACGCGTATAAGAAACCAACCTGTCATAGATTAGAGAAACAGGTCTGTTAATTACACTTCTTTGATAAAATGTTTTCTCAGCTTTCATCAGTTGTTGAACTTACCTCTTCACCCCATTTGGTGCCATCTTCATAGGTACAGGAGGCTAGCTGTTGGGTCTCAGCTAGCTGTGCCATTTTCATATTAGGATTGTAGTTTCCAAGTAGGGATTTTATGAACTCACTTGATGGACCAACAGATTGTCTAAGTTCCATAAGATCCTTATGATCTACACAAAATGTTGTCAAGCAAAGCAAAGTGAGTAATATAGAACACAGAACCAACATGCACTCAAGTTAAAAAGATAATCACTTGTACGATATCGGAAAAACTTCAcattgcaatattgcataagTTGGCACCCTTCATATAACGGAAAGTAACAACACAGTTTGGTTATTGACCAAGTAAACAACGGTGCGATTAATATTTATTGAGTGGCTTGCGGTTGTTGAACAAGGATAAAGACTGATTTGTACACAATCCATTAATATACATACCCTCCTTTAGGGATTTTCCATACAAGGATAACCTCTTGATGTAATAGCCAGTACCGGACACGCATGGCCCTTGTAGTCCATCAAAACCTTGCCATTGCACCTAAACGTTCAACACCAACTTTCTTGTCAAAGAAGAAACATACAAATACAAATACTACATGCATATGTCTGATGAatagttttgtttttgtatCCATACCATAAACGTCTCTCTCAACTGACTGTCGTAGATGTCATTCTTACTGATGTTGTGGAATTTCTGAGGGAATTGCACAAGTGCTAGCGTAGGTGAGAGCTTGGGATCAAGGTGGAAACACATTGCTTGCCGAGCTGAACTTGGATCATTGCAATACATGTCACAATCAAGCCCTAATATGAAGGGAGAATTACTGATCACACCAGATACCCGAAGCTGCAAATTGTGTTTTGCGTTCATATCAAGCCAGGATTTAACATAAATACATATATGTTATACATAAGAGGAAAATGGGAGATGTGCATACAAGAACATTGAGAGCTCCAGCCTTGAAATGATGGGCATGAGAAGGTCTTTTCTCGCGAGAGACATAAACAAGGAGAGGCATGTTTTTTGCCTCATTTTCTTCAAATGCATGATTACTAGAACTTTCTTGTATCACCTGCATGCAACACttccattttattttattttttgaaaagcGGGTAGGAGTTTTCGctaaataatattattattacttAAAAATGGAGAGTACAATGAGGGGGACACCTCCTTTTTATATCATATCATGGATTTCTGTTTGGAATAtgggtactttttttttttgttttgatatgTTATGTGGGCAGTTCAATTATACTTTTTCAACTAGCACAATGCATATGAGTAGATGACATGTTAGTTATAAAAGTCTCTGGTAAAAGAGTGAAGGAAATTTTAACCGCTGGAATGGTAGGTATATGTAAGTATCAAATTTAAGTACAATATGGGGAAAATATTGGAATAATAATTATTGACAAATTAATGATGATTAATGTTAAATTATTAATGGCAGAATGTTTATATATTATTGCTTCTCTATTACAATACCTCAATCACTGCAGAATGATCTCGACGCTTACTGCTCCCAGTGTCACCATGCCTTGCGTATTCTCTcactttttc
Coding sequences within:
- the LOC133708534 gene encoding cellulose synthase-like protein G2; this encodes MKLLYKEWRREIATKLKSQKIVREAMDQSSNAPMHLCHVNKLTIFINRTYTVIYAVALSFLLYYRASFFFHDTKTPILPSLIVFAAELVSSFEWLLSQAYRWRPVSRTVFPERLPEDDKLPAVDVFICTADPDKEPPVEVMNTVISAMALDYPPEKLHVYLSDDGGADVTLNGMREAWKFAKRWIPFCKMYKIKCRSPKAYFSAVEDENEDGDLGGTDFIQERQIVQEKYELFKEKVREYARHGDTGSSKRRDHSAVIEVIQESSSNHAFEENEAKNMPLLVYVSREKRPSHAHHFKAGALNVLLRVSGVISNSPFILGLDCDMYCNDPSSARQAMCFHLDPKLSPTLALVQFPQKFHNISKNDIYDSQLRETFMVQWQGFDGLQGPCVSGTGYYIKRLSLYGKSLKEDHKDLMELRQSVGPSSEFIKSLLGNYNPNMKMAQLAETQQLASCTYEDGTKWGEEVGFLYASVVEDYFTGFASLHCKGWNSVYCNPPRPQFLGSGTTNLNDFLVQGTRWSSGLVDVAISKYCPLIYGLNKMSFLESMCYGWLAIFPICRFFSLWCHATIPQLCLINGISLYPEVSNLYFWIFSFVFLSSFLRHLYEILTTEASLQHWIYEQRIWMMKAVTSHLYGSLDAFMKKFGLREASFFPTNKVDDVEQLKRYNKGVFDFQTSALFLVPLASLVILNLASLCVAIARVIFLGELEKLFIQVFIPFYVVVVNYPIIEGMLIRKDNGRIPPSVTLLSATASIIFCVLGSIIFM